GTCCTCGTCACTGGCCTGGCCGCTGACCTGGATCCGGTCCGCGCTGGCGGTAACGTCCACCTGGACCAATACCGGCACCCGGTTACGATCGATCCGCGCATTGTGTTCGGCGAAGAAGCCACCGAGATAACCGGCGTAATTGATGCTGGCGCCGCTGACATAGCTGCCGGAGGCGCCCTGACCGCCGGACCAGGAGTGATCCAGGCCGTGAAACCAGAGCATGGAGACGCGGCCATCCTGCCACAGGAATTCCTCGGCGCTACCGCCGTCGGCGCTGATCACGGTGCTGCCAGGGATCTCGCTGACACCGTACAGCGCCGCCATGCCTTCCGCGTTTTGCCGGTTATAGCAGGTGTCCACGGTGGTATCGGCATCACCATGGGCGATCGAAGCGATCTGGGTGTCGAAGGCGCCTTGATAACTGCCGCCGAGGTTGCGGCAGCGGCTTTCCACGTCCGCCTGCTCACAGGTCCCGATAGCACCGCCGGAGCTGGTGCCGACACTGGGGCCGGCGCTGACCCCGACCCCGGCGAACACATCCGGCGCCAGACAGGCGGTGGTATTGGCGAAGCTGGCGCCGGAAGACAAACCGGCAATATAAACCTGGTTCGGATCAATGCCGCGAGCGGCGTCGCTGGACAGGGTATTGGCCAGGTTGATCAGGTTCTTGTAGTCGCCAGCGGAACGGGACTTGCTACCCTGCCAGTAGGACCAGCAGCTGAACCCGGCCTTGTTCATGGCATCCGGCACCGCCACCACCATGCCGTACTCTTCCGCGGCCACTTCCAGATTGGCGGTTTTGTAGGCGTCGATGGATTGGGTACAACCGTGCAGCACGATCAGCAGCGCCTTGCCGTTGCCCACCGGCGAGTCGCCGTCCGGGGTATAGAGATGAACCTTGTTGAAGCCGCCCAGGGACAGGTTGTTCTGCCAGGCACCGGCGCTGGCCAGCGCCGGGATGGCGGCGGCCGTCAGGGTCAGGAACGCGATCATCAGGGACCGCATTGGTCTTCTGGTCATTGTTGTTCTCCTGATTGTCGTTGTTGTTTTTCGATGGTGTTTCCGGACCGGCGCGCAACACGATGCCCGGCCGGCCGCCTTATTCATCACCCGATGAATAAAAACTCATCAAGCGTTGAATATTTGCGCGAAGGAGTCAAGACTGCTGTGGGAAGCTTGCTTGCAAGCGAATGGCCAACGGCCCGGGGGCATTCGCGGCCAAGGCCGCTTCCCACAGCGGCTTCGTAGCATGATCCGTGGGAGCTTGTAGCAAACGGAGGGAGAGTCACCGTGCCGGCTGGCTGGTCGGCCTAGTCCTGTTGCCGGCGCTGGCTGTCGGCACGGACTTCTTGCAGGCCGGCGTCGCTGATCAGCCCCAGACGATGGGCGTGGCTGGCCATCTCCAGACTGTCGCGAGCCAGGATCATTTCGCAGCCCTGGGCCGATACCTGCCGCGCCAGCTGGTGAATCTCACAGTCCCGGGACGGACTCTGATGGACATGGCGAATGTAGATCGCCTTCACCCGCCCCGGGTGCTCGGCGACGATCTGAGCATACACTTCCGGATCGCGCTGGCCGCTGTCGCCAATCAGCACGAACGGCAATTGCGGATACAACGCCATCATGCGCCGGATCAGCAGCGCCTTGTGATCCTTGGCGCGGCGCGGCCAGGGCCGTTGCAGCGTCAGCCCCCATTCACGCAGGAACAGAATCGGGCCATGGGGAATGCGGTTGAGGTGAAAGAATTCCGACAGCATTTCATAGAGGGTCCAGGGCGCCCGGGACACATACAGCATGGGCCGGCGCCGTTCACCATCGAGGCCTTGAAACAAGGCGCGGTACAACGCGGAGACGCCGGGAAAGGCGGTGCGATGACGGGCTTTTTCCACGAACAACCGGTACAGCATCCACAGCTTGTTGGCGACGCCGGTGAACATCACGGTATCGTCGATATCGCTGACCACCGCCAGGTCCACATCCACGGGCGGGATATACACTTTGGCGTCCGCGTTGGCCGGCTCGTCACTGTCCCGCTCCGGCAACAGCGTCAGTCGCACGGTCTGCCAGGACGATTCGGCGGGCAACGTATCCTGAATCGGCAGGCGCACGGTAAAGTAGCCGTCACCGTCGGTTTTCACTTCGTCCCGGGAGCCCAGAGCGCGTACCCGCACCCGGGCTCCGCCAATGCCCCAACGCACCGTGCGCCGCCCCACGTTGACCAGATCGTTGAGCGGCCCCTCCGCCAGGTCCAACCCCAGGCCCGGCTGGCGAAACACGCGACCGATGAGAAACAGCTCCTGGCGCGAGCCATAGCCCCGATAGCATTGAATCACCCGCGCTCCCCGCCCCTCGGCGCGGCGCACCGGGCGAGCAAGAAAACGCAGCAGGTTCCGCAGCCCCCGGTACAGGGCCCGGGGTGAAGGCACAGGCATGGTGTCTCCCCATCACGATCAGTGGGACAAAGAATAGCGAAAGCGGCAACGCTAAACGATGGGCGGCTCCCCCGCCAGGGTGGGGCCGTGTTCGATGTCGGAGGTAAACACCTCCAGATTCTGCGCCACTTCCTGCACCTCATCGAAGCGGGCGATGTGATAAAGCGCCTCGCCCTCGTTCACCAATGGCAGATTGTTGCGGCCCACCAGAATGCCGGCGCAGGGGGAATGGATCGATACATCGTCGCCACCGAACGGGCTGGAGATACGGCCGATCAGTTGGCCTTTCCTCAGCCAGGCGCCGAGCGCCACCAACGGCAGGAACACGCCGTCCCGGTCCGCGCGGACCCAACTGGAAGAGCGAGCGATATGGGGCTCAAGCGGCGCCCGGGTCTTGCGCGAACCGGTCATGCCCAGATGGTGCATGACATTGAGCACGCCCCGCACCCCCGCGCGGATACAGCCTTCCTCGAAGCGCAGCGCCTCGCCGGCTTCGTAGGTGACCACCGGGATACCCTGGGCCTCCGCCACTTCCCGCAGAGTGCCCTCGCCCAGCACCGAATTGATCACCACCGGCACACCGAACGCGCTGGCCATCTCGGCGGTGGCCTGGTTGGACAGGTCGGCGCGGATCTGCGGCAAATTGGCACGATGGATGGCGCCGGTGTGCAGATCCACCGCGTGGGTGGCGCGATCCAGCACCTGGGTCTTGAACTGCCAGGCCATGCGGGCGCCCAGGCTGCCCGTCTCCGAGCCGGGGAAACAGCGGTTGAGATCCCGGCGGTCCGGCAAATAACGGGTCTTGTGAATGAAGCCAAACACATTGACCACCGGCACCGCCAGCAAGGTGCCATTAAGCCGGCGCAAGGAGGAATGGCGCAGCAGGCGGCGGATGATTTCCACGCCGTTGAGTTCATCACCGTGAATGGCCGCGCTGACCATCAGCACCGGCCCGGGATGGCGGCCATGAATGACATGAATCGGCACGTTCAACGGCGTCTGTGTATAAAGCTGCGCCAACGGCAACTCCACCTTGGCGCGGGTACCCGGCGCCACGGTGATACCGTTCAACTGAAACGGCGCCGCTTTTTGTTCTTTAGGGTTCTTGGTATTACTGTTTTTCATCAATTACCCGCGTCTGATCGTACCACCGACGAGGCCAGCGGCGTTCGCCTGCAGGCAGGCTCCTACAAATTCCTTTGATTTTGCCTTTCGCTGTCAACTGTCAACTATCCACTGTCAACTGCTTTTCACCCTTTCGCCCCCTTGGTCTGGGTGCGGAAAGGCCTCGCGTCCTTTTCAATGAAACGAATCAGCATGCCGGCCACGTCCTTGCCGGTGGCCGATTCAATACCTTCCAGGCCCGGCGAGGAGTTCACTTCCATCACCAGCGGACCATGATTGGAACGCAGGATATCCACGCCGGCCACGTTCAACCCCATGATGCGGGCGGCACGGACCGCGGTGGCACGTTCTTCCGGGGTAATGCGGATCAGACTGGCGGTGCCGCCACGATGGAGATTGGAACGGAACTCTCCGGCCTTCGCCTGCCGCTTCATCGCCGCGATCACCTTGCCGCCCACCACGAAACAACGAATATCGGCACCGCCGGCTTCCTTGATGTACTCCTGCACCATCACCGAAACGTTCAGCCCCATGAAGGCCTCGATCACCGATTCCGCCGCCTTCACCGTCTCCGCCAACACCACGCCGATGCCCTGGGTGCCTTCCAGCATTTTGATCACCAGCGGCGCGCCGCCGACCATGCTGATCAGATCGGGAATGTCATCCGGGGAGTGGGCAAACCCGGTCACCGGCAACCCCACGCCCTTGCGGGATAACAACTGCAGGGAACGCAGCTTGTCCCGGGAGCGGGAAATGGCCACCGATTCGTTCACCGGGAACACACCCATCATCTCGAACTGACGCAGCACCGCGGTACCGTACTGGGTGATGGACGCCCCGATCCGCGGGACGACGGCGTCAAAGCCTTCCAGCACTTCACCTTTGAAATGAATCTCCGGCTTGTGCGAGACCATGCTCATATAGCAGCGCAGCGTATCGATGACGTGCATCTCATGGCCGGCTTCCCTGCCCGCCTCCAACAGACGGTGCGTGGAATACAACTGCTTGTTACGGGAAAGAATGGCGATTTTCATGGCTGACGCTCATTACCACCGAGTAAGAAAGAAGACCGGGGATCCACCATGACGCGTCCCATGGCGGTGCGTCCCAGCAACATGCGAAATTTCATCGTGTCACGATCCGTGAGGGTCACCTCGATCGGCCACCGTTGCCCGCCCATCACCACTTCGGTGACGATCACCGGGCGCCGTTCACGGTGACCACCGGAATCCGACACCACCCTGTACTCCAGCACCGGCGCTTCGCACTCACGAACATCGTCGGAATGCTGGAATGGATGAATGAGAAAACGTACCCAATCACCGCCATCACGCTGAAAGTGCTCGACACTGAAGGCGTGCAACGCCGAAGTGCGCGCCCCGGTGTCCACCTTGACCTTGATCGCCTGAATACCCAGCTGCGGCAGGCTGGCCCACTCCCGCCAGCCAACGACGGATTTCTTCATCCTGAACCCTCACCACTTCTCTGCGCAGACTACACAGAAGCGCGCGCGACGTCTTCTCAAACGATCGCGGCCCGTGGGCCGCTCCTACACTGGCATCGACCACCAACTGTAGGAGCGGCCCACGGGCCGCGATCTGCTTTTTACAGGCCGTTGATGACGGCCCGGTTACGACAACTTGCGACCGTTCTTGGCGGCGATGCGCAAACGCAAGGCGTTGAGCTTGATGAAGCCCTCGGCGTCCTTCTGATTGTAGGCGCCGGCGTCGTCCTCGAAGGTGGCGATGGAGGCGTCAAACAGGCTGTCGTTGTCGGAGCGGCGGCCGACCACGGCCACATGGCCCTTATACAGTTTGACCCGCACTTCCCCATTGACGTGTTCCTGGGTGGCGTCGATCAGCTTCTGCAGTGCCAGACGTTCCGGGCTCCACCAGTAGCCGTTATAGAGCAGTTCGGCGTACTTGGGCATCACCGAATCCTTCAGATGCGCGGACTCACGGTCCAGGGTCAGGGATTCGATGGCGCGGTGGGCCGGCAGCATGATGGTGCCGCCGGGGGTTTCGTAGCAACCCCGGGACTTCATGCCGACATAGCGGTTTTCGACGATGTCGAGACGGCCAATGCCGTTGTCACCGCCCAGTTTGTTCAGTTTGGTGAGCACCTCGGCGGGGCTCAGACGCTCGCCGTCGATGGCGACGATATCACCCTTCTCGTAGGTCAGGGTGATGTAGGTGGGCTGATCCGGGGCGTTTTCCGGGCTCACGCTCCAGCGCCACATGTCTTCTTCGGCTTCCCACCACGGATCTTCCAGATTGCCGCCTTCATAGGAGATGTGCAGCAGGTTGGCGTCCATGGAGTACGGGGATTTCTTCTTCTTGCTGGTGAAATCCACCGGAATCTCGTGGTCCTCGCAGAAGGCCATCAACTTCTCGCGGGAATTCAGTTCCCACTCCCGCCACGGCGCGATTACCTGGATGCCGGGCTTGAGCGCGTAGGCGCCCAGTTCGAAGCGCACCTGGTCGTTACCCTTGCCGGTAGCGCCGTGAGAGATGGCGTCAGCGCCGGTTTCCTCGGCGATTTCCACCAGACGCTTGGCGATCAGCGGGCGCGCGATGGAGGTGCCCAGCAGGTACTCGCCCTCATAGATGGTGTTGGCGCGGAACATCGGGAACACGTAGTCACGCACGAACTCCTCGCGCAGATCCTCGATGTAGATCTCCTTCACGCCCATGGCCTGGGCCTTGGCGCGGGCCGGCTCCACTTCCTCACCCTGGCCGATATCGGCGGTAAAGGTCACCACCTCACACTGGTAGGTTTCCTGCAACCATTTGACGATCACCGAAGTATCCAGGCCACCGGAATAGGCCAATACCACTTTATTGATGCCGGACATGCAAAGCTCCACACGATGGACGCGCACCGCCGGCCTGGCCGGACGATGGCAGTGAACGAAAGACCGCGTATTGTACCCGCCACCGTCCGTCGCCGTCACCTGTCCCCGAGAGCAACGTCCTGCCGCCCGGTTTTGTGTAGAATGGCGCCTCAGCCCGGGGCCGGCGGCCTTGTGCGGGGATATCTGGCCCCGTAGCATGGGCACGCTTTGTACGGAGACCCCATGAGCGAGAAACACCCTTCCCTTGCCTTGC
This sequence is a window from Alloalcanivorax dieselolei B5. Protein-coding genes within it:
- a CDS encoding extracellular catalytic domain type 1 short-chain-length polyhydroxyalkanoate depolymerase, producing MTRRPMRSLMIAFLTLTAAAIPALASAGAWQNNLSLGGFNKVHLYTPDGDSPVGNGKALLIVLHGCTQSIDAYKTANLEVAAEEYGMVVAVPDAMNKAGFSCWSYWQGSKSRSAGDYKNLINLANTLSSDAARGIDPNQVYIAGLSSGASFANTTACLAPDVFAGVGVSAGPSVGTSSGGAIGTCEQADVESRCRNLGGSYQGAFDTQIASIAHGDADTTVDTCYNRQNAEGMAALYGVSEIPGSTVISADGGSAEEFLWQDGRVSMLWFHGLDHSWSGGQGASGSYVSGASINYAGYLGGFFAEHNARIDRNRVPVLVQVDVTASADRIQVSGQASDEDGVVSGVSIVIEGVSGGGTTLSAATDNDGYFQATSDPLADGLYSVAVTAADDDGGESEPAIRTVRVGPEPPASAPVLSDIAVSVDGQCATISGQVVDDNQDLAGVTVTFASGAQAAEIDGMRYSARTCDLPGGPQNATVTAEDEGGLSSSDQIDFVIDAGQVATLDQHISAGRLDYTNYADCYLEYGAQAFKLTEAPVSGQCQWRDDDASCEGPVQACSGSGGGGDPQPQPGDECQAQSTYNYYHKVAGRAYSTGNYYAPDYFAQGSDEPMAGSTWGVSALYSEDGGNVWRLGDCP
- a CDS encoding App1 family protein, whose amino-acid sequence is MPVPSPRALYRGLRNLLRFLARPVRRAEGRGARVIQCYRGYGSRQELFLIGRVFRQPGLGLDLAEGPLNDLVNVGRRTVRWGIGGARVRVRALGSRDEVKTDGDGYFTVRLPIQDTLPAESSWQTVRLTLLPERDSDEPANADAKVYIPPVDVDLAVVSDIDDTVMFTGVANKLWMLYRLFVEKARHRTAFPGVSALYRALFQGLDGERRRPMLYVSRAPWTLYEMLSEFFHLNRIPHGPILFLREWGLTLQRPWPRRAKDHKALLIRRMMALYPQLPFVLIGDSGQRDPEVYAQIVAEHPGRVKAIYIRHVHQSPSRDCEIHQLARQVSAQGCEMILARDSLEMASHAHRLGLISDAGLQEVRADSQRRQQD
- a CDS encoding succinylglutamate desuccinylase/aspartoacylase family protein, which encodes MKNSNTKNPKEQKAAPFQLNGITVAPGTRAKVELPLAQLYTQTPLNVPIHVIHGRHPGPVLMVSAAIHGDELNGVEIIRRLLRHSSLRRLNGTLLAVPVVNVFGFIHKTRYLPDRRDLNRCFPGSETGSLGARMAWQFKTQVLDRATHAVDLHTGAIHRANLPQIRADLSNQATAEMASAFGVPVVINSVLGEGTLREVAEAQGIPVVTYEAGEALRFEEGCIRAGVRGVLNVMHHLGMTGSRKTRAPLEPHIARSSSWVRADRDGVFLPLVALGAWLRKGQLIGRISSPFGGDDVSIHSPCAGILVGRNNLPLVNEGEALYHIARFDEVQEVAQNLEVFTSDIEHGPTLAGEPPIV
- the rimK gene encoding 30S ribosomal protein S6--L-glutamate ligase, with protein sequence MKIAILSRNKQLYSTHRLLEAGREAGHEMHVIDTLRCYMSMVSHKPEIHFKGEVLEGFDAVVPRIGASITQYGTAVLRQFEMMGVFPVNESVAISRSRDKLRSLQLLSRKGVGLPVTGFAHSPDDIPDLISMVGGAPLVIKMLEGTQGIGVVLAETVKAAESVIEAFMGLNVSVMVQEYIKEAGGADIRCFVVGGKVIAAMKRQAKAGEFRSNLHRGGTASLIRITPEERATAVRAARIMGLNVAGVDILRSNHGPLVMEVNSSPGLEGIESATGKDVAGMLIRFIEKDARPFRTQTKGAKG
- a CDS encoding ATP-dependent zinc protease family protein, which codes for MKKSVVGWREWASLPQLGIQAIKVKVDTGARTSALHAFSVEHFQRDGGDWVRFLIHPFQHSDDVRECEAPVLEYRVVSDSGGHRERRPVIVTEVVMGGQRWPIEVTLTDRDTMKFRMLLGRTAMGRVMVDPRSSFLLGGNERQP
- a CDS encoding argininosuccinate synthase; the protein is MSGINKVVLAYSGGLDTSVIVKWLQETYQCEVVTFTADIGQGEEVEPARAKAQAMGVKEIYIEDLREEFVRDYVFPMFRANTIYEGEYLLGTSIARPLIAKRLVEIAEETGADAISHGATGKGNDQVRFELGAYALKPGIQVIAPWREWELNSREKLMAFCEDHEIPVDFTSKKKKSPYSMDANLLHISYEGGNLEDPWWEAEEDMWRWSVSPENAPDQPTYITLTYEKGDIVAIDGERLSPAEVLTKLNKLGGDNGIGRLDIVENRYVGMKSRGCYETPGGTIMLPAHRAIESLTLDRESAHLKDSVMPKYAELLYNGYWWSPERLALQKLIDATQEHVNGEVRVKLYKGHVAVVGRRSDNDSLFDASIATFEDDAGAYNQKDAEGFIKLNALRLRIAAKNGRKLS